In Bradyrhizobium guangxiense, one DNA window encodes the following:
- a CDS encoding prepilin peptidase, whose protein sequence is MPERLSRCSQKFLTFRAPTHVTVTAAFVLCAVCMATSVAADPSSAGLLGAAFSAVAIAIAVIDARLFVIPDELTILALVLGLANVFVQPPDWMVPTLATAASRGAALAAMFWLLRIAYRSVRLRDGIGLGDVKLAGVAGVWLDWNLIPIAIEVAAGSALIACGIAALLRRDSIQAITRLPFGLFFAPAIWVTWLIWKVW, encoded by the coding sequence ATGCCGGAACGCCTCTCGCGTTGCTCGCAAAAGTTTCTCACGTTCCGAGCACCGACCCACGTCACGGTCACGGCGGCATTCGTCCTCTGCGCCGTCTGCATGGCGACGAGCGTCGCAGCGGATCCGAGCTCCGCAGGCCTCCTCGGGGCGGCATTCTCCGCCGTTGCCATCGCAATCGCCGTTATAGATGCGCGACTCTTCGTAATACCAGACGAACTGACCATCCTGGCGCTTGTACTCGGATTGGCAAACGTGTTCGTGCAACCTCCAGACTGGATGGTGCCGACGCTCGCGACGGCAGCATCGCGCGGAGCGGCATTAGCCGCGATGTTCTGGCTATTGCGCATCGCCTACAGGTCCGTCCGTCTGCGCGACGGCATCGGGTTGGGGGACGTCAAACTCGCCGGCGTTGCTGGAGTCTGGCTCGATTGGAATCTGATTCCAATCGCAATCGAGGTCGCGGCCGGATCAGCTTTAATCGCCTGCGGAATTGCGGCGCTTCTCCGTCGCGACAGCATCCAAGCCATCACCCGGCTGCCGTTCGGTCTGTTCTTCGCGCCAGCCATTTGGGTCACATGGCTGATATGGAAGGTCTGGTGA
- a CDS encoding Bug family tripartite tricarboxylate transporter substrate binding protein, which produces MGQLTRRAVLAGALATPFVARAEDWPAGQMKFIIPFPAGGTLDAIARLVQPGLQQRLGTTIIIENRPGAAGSIGAAAVAKSPPDGRTWLFVFDTHATTPVTQPSLPYNSETDLDPVMLVGTAPNIIACQPSRPYQTLAELIAASKAKQGGFAFASAGTASLGHLTMLLLAKRSGAQWSHVAYKGAAPAVNDAIAGHIDLIIAATTVLNSQIDAKLLRPLAQTGATRHPTLPDVPTLAESGFPDLVATPWWGLYAPGKTPKQIIARFNTEMRAVLKDASVTGRINAMGLTVAASDPDYMRNFYAEQAHIWGQVVRDNGLQAEGG; this is translated from the coding sequence ATGGGACAACTGACACGACGTGCCGTGCTCGCCGGCGCACTCGCCACCCCCTTTGTTGCCAGGGCAGAGGACTGGCCTGCGGGTCAGATGAAGTTCATCATCCCGTTTCCTGCCGGCGGAACGCTGGACGCTATCGCCCGTCTGGTTCAGCCGGGTTTGCAGCAGAGACTGGGAACGACGATCATCATCGAAAACCGTCCGGGCGCAGCGGGCAGCATCGGCGCGGCGGCAGTGGCGAAGTCACCGCCAGATGGCCGCACGTGGCTGTTCGTATTCGATACTCACGCGACCACCCCGGTGACGCAGCCGAGCCTGCCATATAATTCCGAGACAGATCTGGATCCGGTCATGCTGGTCGGTACGGCGCCGAACATCATTGCCTGTCAGCCGTCACGCCCTTACCAGACTTTGGCTGAGTTGATCGCTGCGTCGAAAGCCAAGCAGGGCGGCTTCGCATTTGCGTCGGCTGGAACGGCGAGTCTTGGCCATCTCACGATGCTGCTGCTTGCCAAACGCTCCGGCGCGCAGTGGAGCCACGTTGCCTATAAGGGAGCAGCCCCCGCGGTGAACGACGCGATTGCGGGACATATTGACCTGATCATCGCAGCGACCACGGTGCTCAACAGCCAGATCGACGCCAAGTTGCTGCGCCCTCTCGCTCAGACCGGCGCAACACGCCACCCGACCCTTCCCGACGTACCGACGCTCGCCGAAAGCGGGTTTCCCGATCTCGTCGCGACGCCTTGGTGGGGACTGTATGCGCCCGGGAAGACGCCCAAACAGATCATCGCGCGTTTCAATACAGAGATGCGCGCGGTTCTGAAGGACGCCAGCGTGACGGGACGGATCAACGCGATGGGGCTGACGGTCGCTGCGAGCGATCCGGACTACATGCGCAACTTTTACGCGGAGCAGGCGCATATTTGGGGGCAGGTGGTTCGAGACAACGGTCTCCAGGCCGAGGGTGGATAG
- a CDS encoding DUF1007 family protein, translating into MKRSLIWFVIVATLCVCIHARHVDAHPDILVHMHDAVIFDGNGSISGVRVSWTYDRETSVTALRSSGLNESAPHLGRDQLDPLARATVNSLRASDFYTFARVNGTKQPFDGASDSWLEWDGSVLTLHMALNFKQPVSNSNFTLELFDETDEIEFDFQEGDAVIMTKAPKDCALVVARPGDAAAQRELLGDAYLNPNVQPVGWDAQYSNKVSVRCLS; encoded by the coding sequence ATGAAACGCTCTCTGATTTGGTTCGTAATCGTCGCAACGCTGTGTGTGTGCATCCACGCAAGGCACGTCGACGCTCATCCGGATATATTGGTTCACATGCATGATGCGGTTATCTTTGATGGAAATGGCTCTATCAGCGGCGTCCGCGTATCTTGGACCTACGATAGGGAAACGTCGGTGACGGCATTGCGAAGTAGCGGCCTCAACGAAAGCGCCCCACACCTCGGGCGTGACCAGCTTGATCCGCTGGCCAGGGCGACGGTTAATTCGCTGCGCGCGTCTGACTTCTATACGTTCGCGCGCGTCAATGGCACCAAGCAGCCATTCGATGGCGCATCCGATTCATGGCTCGAGTGGGATGGATCGGTGCTAACATTGCATATGGCTCTCAACTTCAAGCAGCCCGTGAGCAACAGCAATTTCACGCTCGAGCTCTTCGATGAAACAGACGAGATCGAGTTCGATTTCCAAGAAGGAGACGCCGTCATCATGACGAAGGCACCCAAAGACTGCGCGCTCGTCGTCGCACGGCCAGGCGATGCCGCCGCTCAACGGGAACTTCTCGGCGATGCTTATCTCAATCCCAACGTTCAACCGGTCGGTTGGGATGCGCAATACTCAAACAAGGTTTCGGTGCGATGTCTAAGTTAG
- a CDS encoding TRAP transporter substrate-binding protein has translation MKTRRAIVGVAAVGLLPLTAPSVVRAQKATIRWRLASSYPKNLDTIHGIAVRLAKHVEEMTDGGFQIQVFGPGEIVPGLQVLDAVQSETVEIGHTASIYYSGKNKAFAIDTGLPFGMTPRQHLSWMYRGGGLELFREFFKSYGVVNFPGGSTGVQMGGWFRREVNTLNDLKGLKMRIPGIAGDVVARLGVVPQNIAGGDTYAALERGTIDAVEWVGPYDDEKLGFNKVAKYYYYPGWWDCTGQLAFYVGAKAWSALPAHYQRAFEVAAAEASWDMLSHYDASNMAPLRRLIANGTELRPFSREIMEGGYRAAFSLYAEETEKNAEFRKIYSEWLKFREDIVTWFRVAEASFESNLYSLYKT, from the coding sequence ATGAAGACCCGTCGAGCTATTGTTGGAGTTGCCGCGGTCGGCCTGTTGCCGCTGACCGCCCCCTCTGTCGTCCGAGCGCAAAAGGCCACGATCCGCTGGCGCCTGGCGTCCAGCTATCCCAAGAACCTCGACACCATTCACGGTATCGCCGTTCGCCTTGCCAAGCACGTCGAGGAGATGACGGATGGCGGCTTCCAGATTCAGGTGTTCGGCCCCGGGGAAATCGTGCCAGGCCTGCAGGTACTCGATGCCGTGCAGAGCGAAACGGTCGAGATAGGACACACGGCATCGATCTACTACAGCGGCAAGAACAAGGCGTTTGCGATCGACACCGGGCTGCCGTTCGGAATGACGCCACGCCAGCATCTGTCGTGGATGTATCGCGGCGGCGGGCTCGAACTGTTCAGGGAGTTCTTCAAGTCCTACGGCGTCGTGAACTTTCCCGGCGGCAGCACGGGCGTGCAGATGGGCGGTTGGTTTCGCCGCGAGGTCAATACGCTCAATGATCTGAAGGGCCTCAAGATGCGCATCCCCGGCATTGCGGGCGACGTGGTCGCACGCCTCGGCGTCGTTCCTCAGAACATTGCCGGCGGCGACACCTATGCTGCACTAGAAAGAGGCACGATTGACGCGGTCGAATGGGTCGGCCCCTACGATGACGAGAAGCTGGGCTTCAACAAAGTCGCAAAATATTACTATTACCCGGGCTGGTGGGATTGCACGGGGCAGTTGGCCTTCTATGTAGGAGCGAAGGCTTGGTCGGCCTTGCCTGCTCATTATCAGCGGGCATTCGAGGTGGCCGCCGCGGAGGCCTCCTGGGACATGCTGTCGCATTACGACGCCAGCAACATGGCGCCGCTGCGTCGGCTGATCGCAAACGGCACCGAGCTCAGGCCATTCTCGCGCGAGATCATGGAGGGCGGCTATCGCGCGGCATTCTCGCTCTACGCCGAAGAGACGGAGAAGAATGCCGAGTTTCGCAAGATCTACAGCGAATGGCTGAAGTTTCGTGAGGACATCGTGACCTGGTTCAGGGTCGCAGAAGCGAGCTTCGAATCCAATCTGTATAGCTTGTACAAGACGTGA
- a CDS encoding aldehyde dehydrogenase produces MKKYQMYIGGKWEDPASGEWFETMNPYTAEPWALIPRGNAEDAARAVQAAHRAMNVGPWPKLNATQRGALMRKLGDLIAANAERLAEIEVRDNGKLISEMRGQLNYIPQWYYYFGGLADKIQGSVIPIDKPNMFTYTKHEPVGVVVGIIPWNSPLMLVAWKLAPALAAGNTVVLKPSEFTSASLLEMMALVEEAGSPPGVINVVTGFGNEVGPALVEHPQVAKVAFTGSDATGQKIYKGAARGLKRVSLELGGKSPNIVFDDANLDNAVNGAIAGIFAAVGQACIAGSRMLVQESVHDAFVEKLLKAAATIKMGDPMQNETQVGPVANRPQFDKVLAYMEIGKKDGAHLALGGDRAHRPECGKGLFVEPTVFTGVKNSMRIAQEEVFGPILSVIPFRDEEEAVEIGNDILFGLAAGVWTQNMKRAHVMADRLKAGMVWVNTYRTVSYMAPFGGYKRSGLGRENGIEAINEYMQTKTVWMSSGDEPYPFVLR; encoded by the coding sequence GTGAAGAAGTACCAGATGTATATCGGTGGAAAGTGGGAGGATCCGGCCTCGGGCGAGTGGTTCGAGACCATGAATCCCTACACCGCCGAGCCATGGGCGTTGATCCCGCGCGGCAATGCCGAGGATGCCGCGCGCGCAGTCCAGGCGGCGCATCGGGCGATGAATGTGGGGCCGTGGCCCAAGCTGAATGCAACGCAGCGCGGCGCGCTGATGCGCAAGCTGGGGGACCTGATCGCGGCGAATGCAGAGCGGCTCGCCGAGATCGAAGTGAGGGACAACGGCAAGCTGATCAGCGAGATGCGAGGGCAGCTCAATTACATTCCGCAATGGTACTATTACTTCGGCGGCCTCGCGGACAAGATTCAGGGCTCGGTCATCCCGATCGACAAGCCCAACATGTTCACCTACACCAAGCACGAGCCGGTCGGCGTCGTCGTCGGTATCATCCCCTGGAATTCGCCGTTGATGCTGGTCGCCTGGAAGCTTGCGCCGGCGCTGGCGGCCGGAAATACCGTGGTGCTCAAGCCCTCGGAATTCACCTCCGCATCGCTCCTCGAGATGATGGCGCTGGTGGAGGAGGCGGGCTCCCCCCCTGGGGTCATCAACGTGGTTACCGGCTTTGGCAATGAGGTCGGGCCGGCGCTGGTCGAGCATCCTCAGGTCGCCAAGGTCGCGTTCACCGGCTCCGATGCCACCGGCCAGAAGATCTACAAGGGCGCTGCGCGCGGCCTGAAACGCGTCAGCCTGGAGCTGGGCGGCAAGTCGCCCAATATCGTGTTCGACGACGCCAATCTCGACAATGCGGTCAACGGCGCCATTGCCGGAATCTTCGCGGCCGTCGGGCAGGCGTGCATCGCCGGTTCGCGAATGCTGGTACAGGAATCTGTCCACGACGCCTTCGTCGAAAAGCTCCTGAAGGCGGCGGCCACGATCAAGATGGGCGATCCAATGCAGAACGAAACACAGGTCGGGCCGGTCGCCAACCGGCCGCAGTTCGACAAGGTCCTCGCCTATATGGAGATCGGCAAGAAGGATGGCGCGCATCTGGCACTCGGAGGCGATCGTGCCCATCGGCCGGAATGCGGCAAGGGTCTCTTCGTCGAGCCCACGGTCTTCACCGGCGTCAAGAACAGCATGAGGATCGCGCAGGAGGAGGTGTTCGGCCCGATCCTGTCCGTGATCCCATTTCGCGATGAGGAGGAAGCCGTCGAGATCGGCAACGACATCCTCTTTGGTCTGGCCGCAGGCGTCTGGACGCAGAACATGAAGCGCGCCCATGTCATGGCTGACCGGCTAAAGGCCGGCATGGTCTGGGTCAATACCTACCGCACGGTGAGCTACATGGCCCCGTTCGGCGGTTACAAGCGCAGCGGTCTCGGTCGCGAAAACGGCATCGAGGCCATCAACGAATACATGCAGACCAAGACCGTCTGGATGAGCAGCGGCGACGAGCCCTATCCGTTCGTGCTGCGATAA
- the gspD gene encoding type II secretion system secretin GspD, giving the protein MLTRLHRLRCGAKLKKTIALVAAGALTGCGAPLTWQDTHTKPDVMDEVRNQDLLPRFPERTAEADLQGTVRPGRAQLFSAEPVSSMQAIVAPATSTGTGPGYELNFENATIASVAKTVLGDILKTSYTIDPRAQGNINIASGRPVPKQDLLFVFESALRLAGVALVRDGAAYRIVPQTEALAAGSLDSQPANVEPGFGVSVVPLQYISAGTLMQLLDSFATKPGAVRVDKARNMLLVQGTGPERRTVVDTAVGFDVDWMRGQSVGIFPLQNSAPEPVLTELEKILNSKEGDVGHDLVKFQVMERRNAILAVTSKPQLLRTVQTWIGRLDASDPARVVVHVRRVKYGDARQLAKVLGEIFGGGSSNATDSAAGQVAPGSGLVRTSSNADRLPAISTTSSSSTSTKGNTDFGGGALGGGSRTGNDTGGSELQSAGLSGRPVMEGIRIAADVSTNSLLIYANAQNYRTVEQTIRQLDQPQAQVAIDATIAEVTLNNNLSYGVQFFIQSKNLGMAPDRGSALNVPSSPPGQQSSVLNGVASAFLNRAFPGFNFLVGPEAQPNMIIDALHAVTDVKILSNPSLVVIDNQVGTLLVGNEIPVSTGTGNVLNSATGTNNTIINSIDYRNTGIILRVIPRVSPDGNVRLDIEQEISQATNATANSLTPTVSQRKVKSSVAVPNGQTVLLAGLIQENTEVDRGGIPVLDEIPKIGDLLSHQNKTTTRTELIIFIRPQVIRDSIAAHYVAEEFRAKLRGTVESLPSRGRQPPLLQ; this is encoded by the coding sequence ATGTTGACACGCCTGCACCGTTTGCGATGTGGCGCGAAGCTGAAGAAGACAATTGCCCTAGTTGCCGCGGGGGCTCTGACGGGATGCGGCGCGCCACTCACGTGGCAGGACACTCACACCAAACCTGACGTAATGGATGAGGTTCGTAATCAGGATCTGCTTCCCCGATTTCCGGAACGCACCGCAGAAGCCGATCTGCAAGGCACTGTCCGGCCAGGTCGCGCCCAACTCTTTTCGGCCGAGCCGGTCTCTTCTATGCAGGCAATCGTGGCCCCGGCGACGAGTACCGGCACCGGTCCCGGGTATGAACTGAATTTCGAAAACGCCACGATTGCGTCGGTTGCAAAAACTGTACTCGGCGACATCCTGAAGACGAGCTACACAATCGACCCGCGTGCTCAGGGCAATATCAATATTGCGTCGGGAAGGCCGGTTCCGAAGCAGGACTTGCTGTTCGTGTTCGAGAGTGCGCTCCGATTGGCAGGAGTCGCGCTCGTCCGCGACGGCGCCGCTTATCGAATTGTCCCACAGACAGAGGCACTCGCAGCCGGCAGTCTTGATTCGCAGCCTGCAAACGTGGAGCCGGGATTTGGCGTCTCTGTCGTGCCGCTTCAATACATATCGGCCGGGACGCTGATGCAGCTCCTGGATAGTTTTGCTACGAAGCCCGGTGCGGTTCGCGTGGATAAGGCTCGCAACATGCTGCTGGTTCAGGGCACAGGGCCCGAGCGTCGCACGGTCGTCGATACGGCTGTTGGTTTCGACGTTGATTGGATGCGGGGGCAGTCAGTCGGTATCTTTCCACTCCAGAACAGCGCTCCTGAGCCTGTCCTGACAGAACTCGAAAAAATCTTGAATTCAAAGGAAGGCGACGTTGGGCACGATCTTGTCAAGTTTCAGGTAATGGAGCGCCGCAACGCGATTTTGGCGGTAACCTCCAAGCCGCAGCTCCTGCGAACGGTCCAGACTTGGATTGGCCGACTCGACGCATCAGATCCTGCCCGTGTTGTTGTACATGTCCGCCGGGTCAAGTACGGCGACGCCCGGCAGCTCGCGAAAGTGCTCGGCGAAATCTTCGGCGGAGGCAGCTCAAATGCAACCGACAGCGCGGCGGGACAGGTCGCGCCTGGGAGCGGTTTGGTGAGGACATCGTCCAATGCCGACCGACTACCAGCCATCTCAACGACTTCCAGCTCCTCCACAAGCACAAAAGGCAATACTGATTTCGGCGGAGGCGCACTCGGGGGCGGATCGCGAACAGGGAACGACACTGGCGGCTCGGAGCTACAGAGCGCTGGCCTTAGCGGCAGGCCCGTGATGGAGGGGATTCGCATCGCAGCCGACGTTTCCACGAACTCCCTGCTTATCTATGCGAACGCTCAGAATTACCGGACCGTCGAACAGACCATACGCCAGCTCGACCAACCGCAGGCTCAAGTCGCGATCGATGCGACCATCGCTGAAGTTACGCTCAACAACAATCTGAGCTACGGGGTTCAATTTTTCATCCAAAGCAAAAACCTCGGTATGGCTCCCGATCGAGGCTCCGCCCTGAACGTCCCAAGCTCCCCCCCAGGACAGCAGTCGAGCGTCCTCAATGGCGTCGCATCCGCTTTCCTTAACCGCGCCTTCCCAGGCTTTAATTTCCTCGTCGGCCCTGAGGCGCAGCCCAACATGATCATAGATGCGCTGCACGCGGTGACAGATGTCAAGATATTATCGAACCCTTCGCTGGTTGTGATCGACAATCAGGTCGGCACACTACTCGTTGGGAACGAGATCCCGGTATCGACCGGCACCGGCAACGTTCTCAATTCGGCGACCGGCACCAACAACACGATCATCAACTCAATCGACTATCGCAACACCGGCATTATCTTGCGCGTCATTCCTCGGGTTAGTCCCGACGGCAACGTGCGCCTCGATATCGAGCAAGAAATCAGTCAGGCGACGAACGCGACCGCGAACTCGCTCACGCCGACCGTCTCGCAACGCAAAGTGAAGAGCTCTGTCGCCGTGCCGAACGGGCAAACCGTACTCTTGGCAGGCCTCATTCAGGAAAACACTGAAGTCGATCGTGGTGGGATTCCGGTTCTCGACGAGATACCGAAAATTGGCGACCTCCTGTCGCACCAGAACAAGACGACGACCCGGACCGAGCTCATTATCTTCATCCGTCCGCAAGTCATTCGGGACAGCATTGCCGCCCACTACGTCGCCGAGGAGTTTCGGGCAAAGCTGCGCGGAACGGTCGAGTCCCTTCCTTCCAGGGGAAGACAACCGCCACTACTTCAATGA
- a CDS encoding SEL1-like repeat protein yields MKNARPLIGTLFLTLWTIGNVFGAELSENGRSFARRHVSAAGGAIEACRSARAAAVLGFRHEHGFNVPQSYEIAAAYYHTAAACGDPTGQYLFGLSYDKGHGVAQDGVLAYMWLNLAAAHAPQLRRPYYLRTRDAVANNLTPAQLSQAQWLAIQWRPGTAP; encoded by the coding sequence ATGAAGAATGCACGCCCCCTGATCGGAACTTTGTTCCTCACACTGTGGACTATCGGCAACGTGTTCGGCGCCGAACTCTCCGAAAACGGGCGCTCATTCGCGCGGCGACATGTTTCGGCGGCGGGCGGTGCGATTGAAGCATGCCGGTCCGCTCGAGCCGCAGCTGTCTTGGGCTTCAGGCACGAACATGGCTTCAATGTCCCGCAGTCCTACGAGATAGCCGCGGCGTATTACCACACGGCAGCCGCATGCGGTGATCCGACAGGCCAATATTTGTTCGGCCTCTCCTACGATAAGGGGCATGGCGTTGCGCAGGATGGCGTTCTTGCGTACATGTGGCTGAATTTGGCTGCCGCCCACGCTCCTCAGCTACGGCGCCCGTATTACCTTCGAACAAGAGACGCGGTAGCCAATAATCTCACGCCTGCACAACTCAGCCAAGCTCAATGGCTAGCCATTCAATGGCGGCCCGGAACGGCACCTTAA
- a CDS encoding thiamine pyrophosphate-binding protein, with translation MTNNVATDITAALKHAGVENFFLLTGGDQPLWIALRDAGIRMVVARSEASAVYMADGYARASGRVAPAYGQAGPGAANVAAALADAVWAQSPVFALTGATATQALHMNEYQDLDQHVIFQPVTKWNGAVAAPEMTGSLVSQALHIAATPTCGPTHLDVPKNFFALPGDPQTANRLERSYSNAASKVRALGTEVATALDLLKRAERPVLFVGEGVRLAGAWAELALLSDLAGIPIVATAGGKPAILTSHPNFCGIVGRYSSVSANKLVAEADCALALGTRLGGLATNGYTLPSRKATVIQIDHDPASLINTYAPRLGVRADIKIFLTDLLDLVKQQNLRTSSAWLDRCRRDTDKWTANHREQLAASGGNTALSPLSVLDELSRYGSEITLVADTGYMAAWTGVLFPTLRYDAFFRAVGSLGWALPASLGVQIARSEKVVCITGDGGAGYHLADVETAVRYRLPVVIIVMNNSALAFEYHEKYRWKGNVVAEANDFGRVDFAAAGIALGARGARATNREEFVAAMAVAMKASNPFVIDVVIDKEAFPPVTNFDAVMERKL, from the coding sequence ATGACAAACAACGTGGCCACCGACATCACCGCTGCGCTAAAGCATGCCGGTGTCGAGAACTTCTTCCTCCTCACCGGCGGCGACCAGCCGTTGTGGATCGCGCTTCGCGATGCCGGAATTCGAATGGTGGTCGCACGCAGCGAGGCCAGCGCGGTCTACATGGCGGACGGTTATGCCCGCGCCAGCGGCCGCGTCGCGCCGGCCTATGGGCAGGCCGGGCCCGGCGCCGCCAACGTCGCGGCCGCACTGGCAGATGCCGTCTGGGCCCAATCGCCGGTATTCGCGCTGACAGGAGCGACCGCGACGCAAGCCCTGCACATGAACGAGTATCAGGACCTCGACCAACATGTCATTTTCCAGCCCGTCACGAAGTGGAACGGTGCCGTCGCCGCTCCTGAGATGACTGGGAGTCTCGTCTCGCAGGCGCTTCACATCGCGGCGACACCGACATGCGGACCCACCCATCTCGACGTGCCGAAGAATTTCTTCGCGCTGCCCGGGGACCCGCAAACCGCGAACCGGCTAGAACGTTCCTACTCAAATGCCGCCAGCAAGGTGCGTGCGCTCGGCACCGAGGTTGCTACGGCGCTCGACCTCCTCAAGCGCGCGGAGCGCCCGGTTCTGTTTGTCGGCGAGGGCGTGCGGCTTGCCGGCGCGTGGGCCGAACTGGCACTGCTGTCGGACCTTGCGGGCATCCCGATCGTCGCCACGGCTGGCGGCAAGCCGGCCATTCTGACGTCACACCCGAATTTCTGCGGCATCGTCGGACGCTATTCCTCGGTGAGCGCCAACAAGCTCGTGGCAGAGGCCGATTGCGCCCTCGCTCTCGGGACCCGATTGGGCGGACTGGCAACCAACGGCTACACTTTGCCGAGCCGCAAGGCGACCGTGATCCAGATCGACCATGATCCGGCTTCCCTCATTAACACCTACGCGCCACGCCTCGGTGTCCGCGCCGACATCAAGATCTTCCTCACCGACCTACTTGACCTCGTTAAACAGCAGAATTTGCGGACATCGTCCGCCTGGCTGGACCGCTGCCGCCGCGATACTGATAAATGGACAGCTAATCACCGCGAACAACTCGCTGCGTCAGGTGGCAACACGGCCCTCTCCCCGCTTTCGGTGCTCGACGAGCTCTCCCGCTATGGCAGCGAGATCACGCTGGTCGCAGACACAGGTTACATGGCTGCCTGGACCGGCGTGCTGTTCCCGACGCTGCGTTACGACGCCTTCTTCCGCGCAGTCGGATCGCTCGGCTGGGCGCTCCCCGCCTCGCTCGGCGTCCAGATCGCGCGATCGGAGAAGGTGGTATGCATTACCGGCGACGGCGGCGCCGGCTATCACCTGGCTGATGTCGAGACGGCGGTTCGCTACAGGCTGCCGGTCGTGATCATCGTCATGAACAACAGCGCGCTCGCCTTCGAATATCACGAGAAATATCGCTGGAAGGGAAATGTGGTTGCGGAAGCGAACGATTTCGGGCGCGTCGACTTCGCCGCGGCCGGAATCGCGCTGGGTGCAAGGGGCGCACGCGCCACCAATCGCGAGGAATTTGTGGCAGCCATGGCGGTCGCAATGAAGGCATCCAATCCGTTCGTGATCGACGTCGTCATCGACAAGGAAGCCTTTCCGCCCGTCACCAATTTCGATGCCGTGATGGAACGGAAGCTCTAG
- a CDS encoding amidohydrolase family protein has protein sequence MRAASVVILAIAGLCLSGMPGQAQTKSVVLKGATLIDGAGGKPLPDSVLVIRDGRIAAVGSVTAVPVPSDADVVDLKGKSIIPGMISDHSHVGIVRGLKASPDNYNRDYILSQLRQWEAYGVTTITSLGLNAPEFYDLRADLHAGKAPGADIFGADRGIGVAMGAPPVAIVPVGPNQIYRPDTPDAAREAVREMAGRKTDLIKIWLDDFGKLLPVKVKPEVYTAAVDEAHKNALRVAFHINDLEDAQAALKAGADILAHGIRDKEIDPPTIELMKKNAAWYVPTLALDDSNFIFADKPQVSADPFVNRALDPAVKTQLEDPAWQQKVHDAPASERARKALAMNQKNLMTLYKAGIGIGFGSDSGVGLRFPGIAEHRELDLMVEAGLTPMQALTIATSGAAKLLKLDDRGVLLAGKLADLVVLDADPSADIANVHKISAVWHRGKPVAGPIATFAQR, from the coding sequence ATGAGAGCCGCATCGGTCGTCATCTTGGCCATCGCGGGCCTGTGTCTATCGGGCATGCCGGGACAGGCGCAAACAAAGTCAGTCGTCCTGAAGGGAGCCACTCTGATCGACGGAGCGGGTGGAAAGCCGCTTCCCGATTCCGTCTTGGTCATTCGCGACGGACGCATCGCGGCCGTTGGGTCCGTAACGGCGGTGCCGGTGCCATCCGATGCCGATGTCGTTGACCTCAAGGGCAAGTCCATCATCCCCGGCATGATCTCGGATCATTCCCATGTGGGTATCGTCAGGGGCCTCAAGGCGAGTCCGGACAACTATAATCGCGACTACATCTTGTCCCAACTTCGACAGTGGGAGGCCTATGGCGTCACCACGATCACGTCGCTGGGCCTGAACGCACCTGAATTCTACGATCTGCGAGCGGATCTACATGCCGGCAAGGCGCCAGGGGCCGACATCTTTGGCGCCGACCGCGGCATTGGGGTTGCGATGGGAGCACCGCCCGTGGCGATCGTTCCCGTCGGCCCGAACCAGATCTATCGCCCGGATACGCCCGACGCAGCGCGCGAAGCGGTGAGGGAGATGGCGGGACGCAAGACCGACCTGATCAAGATCTGGCTTGACGACTTCGGCAAGCTGCTGCCAGTCAAAGTGAAGCCGGAGGTCTATACCGCCGCCGTCGACGAGGCCCACAAGAACGCGCTTCGGGTCGCCTTCCACATCAACGACCTCGAAGATGCTCAGGCCGCCCTGAAGGCCGGCGCTGACATTCTGGCGCACGGCATCCGTGACAAAGAGATCGATCCGCCGACGATCGAATTGATGAAGAAGAATGCCGCCTGGTACGTTCCCACCTTGGCGCTCGACGATTCAAATTTCATTTTTGCCGACAAGCCGCAGGTCTCGGCGGATCCGTTCGTGAACCGGGCACTGGATCCCGCCGTGAAGACGCAATTGGAGGATCCGGCTTGGCAGCAGAAGGTCCATGACGCACCAGCTTCCGAGCGCGCCCGCAAGGCGCTGGCGATGAACCAGAAGAACCTGATGACGCTTTACAAGGCAGGTATCGGCATCGGGTTCGGATCCGATTCCGGCGTGGGCCTGCGTTTCCCCGGCATTGCCGAACATCGTGAGCTCGATCTCATGGTTGAAGCCGGCCTCACGCCGATGCAGGCGCTGACCATCGCGACCAGCGGCGCGGCGAAGCTGCTCAAGCTGGATGACCGCGGTGTCCTGCTAGCTGGCAAGCTCGCCGATCTCGTCGTGCTCGACGCCGATCCATCGGCCGACATAGCCAACGTCCACAAGATCTCGGCGGTCTGGCACCGCGGAAAACCTGTTGCAGGGCCGATCGCAACGTTTGCGCAGCGATAA